One segment of Solanum lycopersicum chromosome 1, SLM_r2.1 DNA contains the following:
- the LOC109120530 gene encoding uncharacterized protein yields MENILKTLTTLCTKVDSMGLRIQKLEEKESTSQQHDYKNAELRRSADEKQPELKGDVGKLLKTHDITDAAGTSKKAMEKPTPKNINLNSIFTKPFTSKIQIVDASTPQTSTYATSLHKEKKTYNHISRTYIENLYKIQNFLNQKPKSTTTLEKTQDYLTQKLQGYNKLIAQPKTNPNLVKTCYNYGLLNTVYTYTGEEISGIPEVHKAFLIYKKITKGNLFFIRFYTAPAEILYDEIKPMIQIVKIGLTREMIIPEDIGQQPEITRVEIPSFYANKRIIGLSTIIQELANNYLQGNAIWSYYSRDHLMIYANSKEIRQADMEEVQKWILTLLKPEATPTTRAIKQGFISEEVMTRYCKLVGHNYPDHICSKCNQGDDIIPEVQLE; encoded by the coding sequence atggaaaacatactcaaaaccctaactacactttgtacaaaagtggacagtatgggcttgagaattcaaaagctagaagaaaaagaatctacaagtcagcagcatgactataaaaatgcggagctacgtcgttcggcagaCGAAAAACAGCCAGAGCTaaaaggagacgttgggaaactccttAAAACCCATGACATTACTGATGCTGCAGGTACAAGCAAAAAAGCTATGGAGAAACCTACACCAAAAAACATAAACCTAAATAGCATATTTACCAAACCATTTACTTCAAAGATACAGATAGTAGATGCTTCAACACCACAAACATCTACCTATGCAACTAGCCtgcataaagagaagaaaacatacAACCATATATCCCgaacatatattgaaaacctatacaaaatacaaaactttttaaatcaaaaacccaaatctACCACAACATTAGAAAAAACCCAAGACTACCTAACCCAAAAACTACAAGGCTATAACAAGTTAATTGCACAACCAAAAACTAATCCAAACCTAGTTAAAACTTGTTATAACTATGGATTATTAAATACAGTCTATACATATACAGGTGAAGAGATAAGTGGAATCCCAGAGGTCCACAaagcatttttaatatataaaaagataacaaaaggaaacttatttttcataagattctacacagcaccagcagagataCTCTATGATGAAATAAAGCCAATGATCCAGATAGTCAAAATTGGGCTAACACGAGAAATGATAATCCCAGAAGATATAGGCCAACAGCCAGAGATAACAAGAGTTGAGATACCCAGTTTCTATGCCAATAAAAGGATAATTGGATTATCAACTATTATACAAGAGCTAGCAAATAACTATCTACAAGGCAACGCCATATGGAGCTACTATTCGAGAGACCATTTAATGATATATGCCAATTCGAAAGAAATAAGACAAGCAGATATGGAAGAAGTCCAAAAATGGATTTTGACCCTGTTAAAACCAGAAGCTACGCCAACAACTAGAGCAATAAAGCAAGGATTCATATCCGAAGAAGTAATGACGAGATATTGCAAGCTAGTCGGACACAATTACCCAGACCATATATGTTCCAAGTGCAACCAAGGTGATGACATAATTCCAGAAGTACAACTGGAGTAA